The segment TTCCTGAGCAAGTGGTGGATACCCGTGGTGCGAGCGCTTATCGAGATGAATGGAGGGCATGCCGAGGTCTCGCGCCTGGTAAAGCAGATATCTCCGGCCGTCTCGGAAGACCAGGTGCGCGAAGCCATAAAGGTACTCAAGGATTTGAATCTCATAACGCCGCTTGCTTCGGAACGCTATGCCGCGACGACCGCCAATTTTACGTCGGCAGGTTCGCCGACGAAGACGTCGGCTATCCGTAGTTACCAGAATCAGCTTTTGTCGCTTGCCCAGAACGCCCTCGTTTCGGTAGAGCCTGCCAAGCGCAATATCTCGTCGTTGCTTGTGGGTGTCGACGAAGATTGCTTTGCCGACCTGAACGAAATGACGCTGGAATTCCGCCGCCAGGTACAAAAGAGGGTGGCTGAAGTCGACAAGCCGAATCGCGCGATGCAGTTCGTGTTTGCACTATATCCGGTCGCGGATGTTTCCAATAGCCCGCGGACAAAGAAAGAGGGGGTAAAGGTATGAAAAAGTTGCTTTTACTCCTGATGGTTCTGCTGTTTGTCGCCTGCTCGAACGATAAGGTGGCCGGTATCAGTACGGTCGAGACCGAAAACGCCTACCTGATCCAGATTGTTCACGAGGATTCCTTGCCCGCGGTCGGTGTCTTGGCCCGCATGCGTGCGGCAAGTTTTGTCCGCAGTGTTGAAGAAGATTCCGCAGGGGCGGAATACTACGAGGAATTCGTGACCGATTCCTTGGGGCAGATTCGCATTGATAGCCTCGGCGTAAAAGAGGCTACGATTGAAATTGTCGATGCAGACGAAGGTTTGTTCACCAGGATCCGCGCCAAGGATATCAGGAGCGGAGACTCCGTACAGTATGCTCTCGAAAAAACAGGCCGCCTGCGTGGCAAGGTTTACTTGCCTGCGGGCGTTGACTACGCTTGGGTACAGGTGTATGGTTCCGACCGCCTTGTAAAGACCGATAGCGAGGGCTTCTACGAGATGGATTCGTTGCCGCCGTATGAATACGGCCTGCGCGTCATTGTGGGTGACAGTGTTGTTGAAAATTCGGCGAAGGTTGGTGCCGGCGAGGAGGCTCGCGCGAATGTTTGCGCGTTCGAACCGGATTCCATCAAGGTGCTGGACTTTGAATCTGCGGATGCGCAGTTTGTTATCCGCGAGCTCGGTATAAGCGAGGCGGGTTACATGTCTTCTACGGATACGAGCGTGAAGACGACACCCGAGGTGGCGATGGTACCCGAGACGCGCAAGGACATTGCGGATTTCTTTGTAGAAGCGGATGCCGGCCGCGCCGGTAACGCCTTGCACTGGATGTCTTCTGCGGGGCAAGGACGCTGGTCGTTCTACGGAATCTGGGTTTGTACGGAGGAATCGCCGTGCGATTTGTCTGCAACGGATTCCATCGTGTTCTATGCCCGCGGGAACGGAGTCATTTCGATTGCGCTCGAGACGCTCGGCAGTTCGAACGAAGAAGGCAAGACTTTGGCTTACGATACCCTCAATACAGACGAATGGCAGCGTCGCGTCATAAAGCCTGCTAATTTCAAGCCGCGCGACGACATGTACGGCAATCTCGGCTGGAATGTTGTCAGCAGGGCGGTGACGACCATCTCGATAGCCTCCTACGACGAGACCGAATTCTGGATAGACGATGTCGTGTTCTACGGCATCAAGCCCAGCGACTTCATCGTCAAATAACTTTATCTGTAATCGCTTTCCATTCCCCGGGCGCTAAGTTGCCGAGGGGAATGTTTCCTATTTGCACGCGGACAAGCCGGAGCGTGGGGAAGCCTACTGCCGCTGTCATGTGGCGCACCTGACGGTTCTTGCCTTCGATGAGCGTAAGCTTTACCCAGCTGGTGGGGATGTTCGCACGGAAGCGGACGGGCGGCACCCTTTCCCAGATCCAGTCCGGCGCTTCAACGATTTCTGCCTTGCAGGGTTTGGTGTGGTAGCCCTTGATGTCCACGCCTTTGCAGAGTTTGCGAATAGCCTCTTCCGTAATTTGCCCATCAACTTGCGCGAGGTAAGTGCGCGGGTGTTCGAATTTCGGGTCGAGCAGTTTCTTGATGAGTTTCCCGTTATCGGTCAATAGCAACGCGCCTTCGCTGTCGTGGTCGAGGCGGCCTGCAGAGTACACTCCCGGCGGAAACCCGAATTCATCGAGCGCGCGGTGGCCTGCTTCTGGTGTAAACTGGCTCAGTACTCCGAAGGGCTTGTTGAACAATATGACGGTGGACATCGGCCAAAAGGTAGGAAATGTATTCCAACTTGTAGCGAAAAAAAAGAAAAACTTTTTCAAAAGGCTGGTTTTGTAAACATTATTTTTCGTACCTTGTTTTTAGGGTTAACAAACAGGTAAGGAGGTAACACCATGAAACGCTCAACGTTCACAATGGTAACCGCTGTCGCGATGCTTGCTACATCGGCGATCGCTGCTGGAAATCTGGTTAAGTCCAAACAGGGCGATCTCGATTTGACAGAACAGCGCGGTGGCGGAGGAGTGGTCTGCACGGCCGGCTTTTATGACGAGTTAAAAATCGTCAGGGAAGCGGACGCGGAAGTTCTCGTCAAGGGGGCTTGCGGTCAGGGCTGGGTTGACAAGTCGAAGGTCGTCTATGTAGCCGCTAAACCCGGAGACAAGTCGTTCACTTTCGATAAAATCAATGTGCAGGCCTGGACAGACAACCGGTCGCTCGTCGGGATCATCAACGATAACTACGAAGATTTCGACGGCGTAACTATCGATCGCGATTTCAAGGAATATCTGGTTCACACATTGGATCGCGAAAAAATGGAAATGAGCCGCGGGGAAAACTGAGCCCAACTAGCCAGAACCTGACGGAAAACATTCCTGACAAATTATTCCCCGGTAGGCGCCGCCGGGGTTTACGTTTTTATAGGTGATTTCTTGATTTTAGCGCCAAATAATATATATTAGTAGTATGATAGATATTTATGCATTGTCCAAAAATCCGCTTGTGTTCCAAAAGCAGAGGACCATCACCTCGGCATACATCGACGTCTCGGGCAAGATGGGCATCGCGCAGACGGTACTCATGGTGCAGGACAACTTCACCGAGAATTTCGGTGCCATCAAGCAGGATAACTTCTGTGTCCACGAGAAGGGCGCCTACTGGGTTATCTACAAGGCGAAATTCAAGTTCTTCCAGCGTCCGTTCTGGCGCGACAAGGTGGTCACCACCTCGTTCCCTGCCGACAACGCACCTATCCGTACATATGAGAATACGGCCATCACCACGCTGGAGGGCGAACCGATTATCCTCGCCGTGCAGGAGGCGTGCTGCCTGGATTTGGAACGTCACCGCCCTGTAAAGCTTTCGGCGGTCGAATTCCCGACGGAAGGCGCCCCGGAGCCGTTCATGGACAGCAAGTTTACGAAGTTCCCGGTAGAACCCGCGGAATACGTGGAGGTCTACCGCCAGAAGGTATTGCCCCAGCACATCGACATGTCGCACCACATGAACAACATCGAGTACGTGAAGCTTGCGTTGAACGTGTTCAGTTCCGAAGACTTGGAACTCTGCATTCCTTCGATGCTCGAGGTGCACTTTATGGGCGAGACGCACGAAGGCCAGGAAGTCAAGATTTTCCGTGCCGACAAGATGGGCGCGACCTACATGAAAATCGAGGACGACGAAGGTCGCCAGGTTTTCGAGATGAAAATTAAGATGAAGTAATTTAAATCAGGATATCGAAGAATTCAGGCCGGTGAAAATCCGGCTTTTCTGTTTCTATCGGGAAGGCGCTCAGGTAGTGTGGTGTCTTCGCCTTGTCGGCACACTTGTATAAGTTTCCGCGCAGCTGCACGCCCTCGAAGGTTTTGAGCCCGAAGATGCCTGCAGGAATGCGGATGCTTACGCTCCAGCTGATAAAGTCCCCGATGATGCTGGCGAGTTGCTTGGTGCGCTCAATTTTTGCAAGCTGTGCGCTGTCGAGCTGGCTGCGGTTTTCGCGGTCGGGCCCGTGGGCGGCGAGGATGAATCCGCGGCTTGTCGTCTCGAAGTTGAAGTACTCCGAGCGGTTTGCCGGATTCTCGATGAAAATTTCTACGCAGGAATCTTCCCAGCTGTGGCCGCCGTCTTCCATGACTTCGGCGCGGAAGCAGTCGAGAGGCTCTTCGACAAAGAATTCGACTTGCAGGAATTCTCCGTCGGGGTTGACGTTGGCCATCACTGTCGGGAGCGCGATTCCGCAGTTCTTTTCCCAGTTCATGTTTGGTTTCAGGAGCATGTGATTAAAATAGATAAATCAGTGATTTAAGCGATTAATCACTTGAAGGCCTGCTACCGATATGGCGATTCCTGCGCAAAAATGACGTTTTTGTTTTGGCATGCATCTTGCAAATAGAGTGTAGCCCGAGGTTCCCCGACGAAAGGGGTGCTACCTGCGGGTTCACTCAAACTATAGGAGGCCATAAAATGGCAGAAAAAAACGATGCCACCGTCCAGGTGGAAAAATCCAAGGGCGCCGAAGTCAAGGACGTCCAGATGAAGGACAAGCAGTCCTCCGCATTCGATTGCCTTGCCGTGACGCAGGTGCAGGTGTTTCCGTTCAAGGAAGGTCCGAGCCTCGGACACATGAAGGGCCTTGCGCAGATTGTCCTCAACGACCAGATGGTCATTCGTGGCCTGCGCATCATGGACGGTGAGTACGGGCTTTTCGTGAGTTACCCGTTGGACCCGTTCTACAAGGGTGAAGATTTCAAGTCTATCTGCAATCCGGTTACGCGCCAGTTGCGTGAACATATCGAGAATTGCGTTCTTGAAAAGTACCAGGCTGCTGTAGCATAGGGGTACACCTTGTTCCATAGAATCCGCTCGTACTGTCTGTTTGGAATCAAGGCTGTTCCTGTGAGCGTTGAGGTGGACGCATCGCAGGGGCTGCCCGGCTTTACCTTGGTTGGGCTTCCCGACAATGCTGTTCGCGAATCTCGCGAACGTGTGGTGTCGGCGATAAGGTCCATCGGCAAGGTCGTTACCGGATTCCGGACAACAGTGAATCTTTCACCGGCGGATTTGCGGAAAGAGGGGAGTGCCCTTGACCTTCCACTTGCGATAGGGATGCTTGTATCGACCGGCGAGATATGCGTTGAGGGGATTGAACGCTTTGTCTTTGTCGGGGAATTGTCGCTAGACGGGCTTCTGAAGCCGGTAAGAGGGGTCTTGTCCATTGCGATGAGCCTGCCTCGCGACGACAAGAACATCCTGGTAATCCCGAGGGCGAATGCCTCCGAGGCTTCGCTGGTGGAAGGTCTTCGCTACGCCTGCTTTGATACTCTGGGTGAGTGTGTTGAGTTTTTGGAAAGCGGGAACTTGGAACTTGTAGCCATCGCAAAGGGAATGTCGCGGGAAGATTGCTCTGCGGTCTCCCGCGATATTCCTGACTTCAGGAATGTGGTCGGGATGGAAGGTGTGAAGCGGGCCCTCGAGGTGGCGGCCGCGGGTTCCCACAATTTTCTGCTGGTCGGTTCGCCTGGCGCGGGCAAGACACTCTGTGCCCGGTGCTTACCGGGAATTCTACCCGATATGACGGACGAGGAAATTCTCGAGACGACGCGGATTCATTCATGTGCTCGCCGGGCGGGCGATTCCTCGGGATTCAGGCCTGTTGTCAATCGCCCGTTCCGCACGCCCCACCATAGCGCCTCGATGGTGTCGCTGGTGGGCGGCGGCTCCCGGCTTTCGCCGGGAGAGGCGAGCCTTGCACATAACGGGGTGCTGTTTCTGGACGAACTTCCGGAATTCAACCGGAGTGTCCTGGAGGCCTTGCGCGAACCGATGGAGGATGGTTTTATCTCGGTGAGCCGCGCCAGCGGGACTGTCGTTTGGCCCGCGCGCTTCATGATGGGAGCGGCGATGAACCCGTGCCCCTGTGGATTCTCGATGGATCCGAAACGCGTGTGCACGTGCTTGCCCGATGCGCGCAAGCGCTACCGCGAAAAAATCTCGGGCCCGCTCCTGGACCGCATAGACATCCAGGTGAGCGTACCGCCGATGGAAGCGGGTGCGCTTGTAGACAATGGCCGGCGTGAAAGTTCTGCCGACATTCGCAAGCGCGTGTGTGCGGCGCGAGCTATCCAGCGCCGGAGGTTCGCGGACTTGCCTTTCAAGTCGAATGCCGAGATGACGTCTGAATACGCGAAGAAGTTTGCGGGCATGTCGCCCGAGGTGGAACGCTTCGCCGTGTCTGCCGCCGACAATATGAACCTGAGTGCACGTGGCTTTTACCGCATGCTCAAGGTCTCTCGCACCATCGCCGATATGAAAAGTGCAGAGAATGTGGAAATCGAGGATATCTCGGAAGCCCTGCGCTACAGGACCATGAACTGAAAAAGCCTGCGTTTGCGCAGGCTGTACTTTGGAAAAATAATGGAATGCCTTACCGGCGGACGCGGATACTGGATTCGGCGCCCGCACAATTTGGTATAGCTTGCGGCTTGCGGATGCTGACCTCGGCCATCTGCGCCTTGGGGTAGTTCGCGAGGATATGCTTTGCCGTCTCGAGTACGAGGGTTTCCTCGAGCTGGAACCTGGACATGCGGATGAAGTCTTGCAGGTCCTGCGAGAGCTGCGCATAGTCTATAGAGTGGATCAGGTCATCGTTCCTGGCGGCAAGGGAAAAATCGAGCCATACGGAAACGTTCAAGACAACGGGCTGCTCTTTTTCCCTTTCAAAGGGGAGCGTCCCGAGGATACAGTTGAACTGAATGTCTTTGAGCGAGATCTTTCCGGTTTCGATTACCATACGAAGAGTACGATAGCCGCGGTTAAGGAGACCGCAGTTACGCCGAACCAGAGGTTGCGGGCGAACGCGTAGGAATCCTGGGTGTTCTTGTTGGTCTTCATGCGGCTTTCGAGGTTGGCGAGAGTGTACTTTTCGCCGGTTTCGTCGTTCGTGAGACCGAAGTCTGCGTATTTTTTCAGCGCGACTTCACAGGCACCGGGTTCCTTGTCTGAGGCGCAGTCTTCCTTGATCTTCTGGATGACGCCGGAACGCACTTCGTTCAACTCGTCGTAAGCGTCGCCGGCCTTGTTGGCTTCCATGTGCTGCATCACGCCGATAACGGCGCCGGTGACGGCGAGGGCGGAAAGGCCTACGGCGGTCCAGAAACGCACTTCGTCAGCAATACCGAAACGGTCGGTCGCGTTTTCGGCTGCTCCGCTGGCGGCGTAGTCACGTGCGTCGGCACGGGCGTTGGAGGCATCGAGGTCGCCGGCGACATCGACGTCTTCGTCCTCGTCTTCATCCTCGTCTTCATCCTCGCAGTCCGGATCGTAGTCGTCGCATTCCTCTTCTTCGCTGGAGGCGACGGCGGGTTTCGGGGATTCCTCTTCGTCATCGCTGGAAGATGCAGCTGCGGCTGCGGATTCGTCGGCCTTCAGTTGGACCATGTTGCCGTCAATAAAGGCGATGGCGGTCGAGTAGCCAGGGATATAGACAGCCTTGCCGTCGAAGTAAATCTTTTCGATATCATCATCAAAGGGCATTCCGCGGCGGGCATAGATACGCGTGGTGACGAGCTTGCTGTAGTCAACGCCTTCGGCAGTCAGGGGCACCAGGGAAGAGATGTCGCCTTTGCCGCCCTGGTAGAGCTGGTAGGCAGTGGGCTGCTCGCCGAACGGGTCGGTGAACTTCTGACGTACGACCAGGCGGCCTTCCTGGAGGGAACTGACCTCGTCTGCCGGAGCGGTCTTGAGCTGGCCGCCGAATTCGGCAGTGATATAGTTGTCGGGACTTCCGACGTCTTGCGCGGTAAATTCTTCAATATCGTAAGAACCGGCGAATGCCGTTGCGATGGAGAGGCAGATTGCCAAGAGTGTTAAACGCTTCATTATATTACTCCAAATGGACTAATTTTTAAGGAAATATATAAAAAAAAAGCCAAATGTTTAAAAAAGTAAGGAAAATTGAGTGTTTTAACCCCATTTTATGACATAGAACAATCTTTATTGCGATTTTACAGGTTTTTTCTGCAAAAAATTCTAATTTTTAGCCCGTAAATTTTAACCATAAAAGAGGAATCCATAATGGCAAAGCTCTCTATCGAAGATCTCGAACTCGCCGGCAAGCGCGTGTTCATCCGTGTTGACTTCAACGTTCCGCAGGACAAGGTGACTGGCGAAATCACCAACACCAAGCGTATCGAAGCCGCTCTCCCGACCATCCAGTACGCTCTCGACAAGGGTGCAGCCGTCGTGCTCGCTTCCCACCTCGGCCGTCCGAATGGCGAAAAGAACATGAAGTACACGCTCGCCCCGGTTGCCAAGAAGCTCGAAGAACTCATCAAGAAGCCGGTGAAGTTCCTCTCCGACTGCGTGGGTCCGGAAGTCGAAGCTGCCTGCGCCGCTATCAAGCCGGGTGAAATCATCCTCCTCGAAAACCTCCGCTTCCACATCGAAGAAGAAGGCAAGCGCAAGATCAAGAACGCCGATGGCACCGAAACTAAGGAAAAGGCCGACAAGGAAGCCGTGAAGGCATTCCGCGCAAGCCTCACCAAGCTCGCTGACGTCTACGTGAACGACGCTTTCGGTACCGCTCACCGCGACCACTCCTCCATGACTGGTGTTGAACTTCCGCAGCGCGCTGCCGGTTTCCTCATGAACAAGGAACTCAAGGCATTCGACCAGGTGCTCAACAATCCTCCGCGTCCGTTCCTCGCCATCCTCGGCGGTGCAAAGGTCGCTGACAAGATCCAGCTCATCAACAACCTCCTCGACAAGGCCGACAAGATCATCATCGGCGGTGGCATGGCTTTCACCTTCAAGAAGGTTCTCAACAACATCGAAATCGGTTCTTCTCTGTTCGACGAAGAAGGCGCCAAGCTCGTTCCGGATCTGATGGCTAAGGCTAAGGCTGCCGGCAAGGAAATCATCCTCCCGGTCGACTACATCGCTGCCGACAAGTTCGCTGCCGACGCTGCCACGAAGGCTGTTTCTGACGCCGAAGGCATTCCGGCTGGCTGGATGGGCCTCGATGTGGGTGCCGAGTCCACCAAGCTCTTCGTTGACGCTATCAAGTCCGCAAAGACCATCGTCTGGAACGGCCCTGCAGGCGTGTTCGAATTCGAAGCCTTCGAAAAGGCTACCAAGGCTATGGCTGATGCTATCGTTGAAGCTACCGCTGCTGGCGCAATCACCGTGATCGGTGGTGGCGATACCGCTACGGCTGCCAAGAAGTACGGTGCTGACAAGAAGGTGACCCACACCTCTACGGGTGGTGGCGCTTCCCTCGAACTTCTTGAGGGAAAAACCTTGCCTGGTGTAGCAGTGCTTACTGACAAGTAATTCGGATTAAATTCCTGGTTTTTATAAAGACTCCGCAATTAATGTTTGCGGAGTTTTTTTTCAAATAGGCAATCTTTTTTTCCCGTTTGTCTTTTTTAGTGTATATTAATGTATATGGGATTTCTTGGTAAGGCATTGGCGTTTGTTCTTTTTGCGGCGGGAGTGAGCTCTGCTCAGTTGCTTTCCCTCCTGTTGTTCCTGATTCCGGAAAAGACGCTGGACGAAAAGTTTGAGGATGTGCGCCCGCCGGCGGATACCCTTACCGATGCGCAGATTGAGGCGATGCCCTTAGTGGACCTCGCTTATGACAGTTCGCAGATTTACAAGAAACTGATTGTCGAAGAAAACGAGAGGGCGGATGTCAGTGTTTTCCCTTCGATAGTCTTGGGCACGATGGACGCCATCTGGCTATTTTTCCTTTTTGCAGC is part of the Fibrobacter sp. UWR2 genome and harbors:
- a CDS encoding DUF4423 domain-containing protein codes for the protein MLNIDEISDYRDLLKNYYTQRKLDMPLYSYKMMGQKLGLETSQMFRVLNKELHLPNRSIPLAKDLLDLKGRSGEIFEILVAASKTKSPAKKDKLYKMALSLQDVDLRKFNASEYLFLSKWWIPVVRALIEMNGGHAEVSRLVKQISPAVSEDQVREAIKVLKDLNLITPLASERYAATTANFTSAGSPTKTSAIRSYQNQLLSLAQNALVSVEPAKRNISSLLVGVDEDCFADLNEMTLEFRRQVQKRVAEVDKPNRAMQFVFALYPVADVSNSPRTKKEGVKV
- the pgk gene encoding phosphoglycerate kinase, whose translation is MAKLSIEDLELAGKRVFIRVDFNVPQDKVTGEITNTKRIEAALPTIQYALDKGAAVVLASHLGRPNGEKNMKYTLAPVAKKLEELIKKPVKFLSDCVGPEVEAACAAIKPGEIILLENLRFHIEEEGKRKIKNADGTETKEKADKEAVKAFRASLTKLADVYVNDAFGTAHRDHSSMTGVELPQRAAGFLMNKELKAFDQVLNNPPRPFLAILGGAKVADKIQLINNLLDKADKIIIGGGMAFTFKKVLNNIEIGSSLFDEEGAKLVPDLMAKAKAAGKEIILPVDYIAADKFAADAATKAVSDAEGIPAGWMGLDVGAESTKLFVDAIKSAKTIVWNGPAGVFEFEAFEKATKAMADAIVEATAAGAITVIGGGDTATAAKKYGADKKVTHTSTGGGASLELLEGKTLPGVAVLTDK
- a CDS encoding carbohydrate-binding family 9-like protein, with the translated sequence MLLKPNMNWEKNCGIALPTVMANVNPDGEFLQVEFFVEEPLDCFRAEVMEDGGHSWEDSCVEIFIENPANRSEYFNFETTSRGFILAAHGPDRENRSQLDSAQLAKIERTKQLASIIGDFISWSVSIRIPAGIFGLKTFEGVQLRGNLYKCADKAKTPHYLSAFPIETEKPDFHRPEFFDILI
- a CDS encoding pseudouridine synthase is translated as MSTVILFNKPFGVLSQFTPEAGHRALDEFGFPPGVYSAGRLDHDSEGALLLTDNGKLIKKLLDPKFEHPRTYLAQVDGQITEEAIRKLCKGVDIKGYHTKPCKAEIVEAPDWIWERVPPVRFRANIPTSWVKLTLIEGKNRQVRHMTAAVGFPTLRLVRVQIGNIPLGNLAPGEWKAITDKVI
- a CDS encoding SpoVG family protein: MAEKNDATVQVEKSKGAEVKDVQMKDKQSSAFDCLAVTQVQVFPFKEGPSLGHMKGLAQIVLNDQMVIRGLRIMDGEYGLFVSYPLDPFYKGEDFKSICNPVTRQLREHIENCVLEKYQAAVA
- a CDS encoding acyl-[acyl-carrier-protein] thioesterase; translated protein: MIDIYALSKNPLVFQKQRTITSAYIDVSGKMGIAQTVLMVQDNFTENFGAIKQDNFCVHEKGAYWVIYKAKFKFFQRPFWRDKVVTTSFPADNAPIRTYENTAITTLEGEPIILAVQEACCLDLERHRPVKLSAVEFPTEGAPEPFMDSKFTKFPVEPAEYVEVYRQKVLPQHIDMSHHMNNIEYVKLALNVFSSEDLELCIPSMLEVHFMGETHEGQEVKIFRADKMGATYMKIEDDEGRQVFEMKIKMK
- a CDS encoding YifB family Mg chelatase-like AAA ATPase — translated: MFHRIRSYCLFGIKAVPVSVEVDASQGLPGFTLVGLPDNAVRESRERVVSAIRSIGKVVTGFRTTVNLSPADLRKEGSALDLPLAIGMLVSTGEICVEGIERFVFVGELSLDGLLKPVRGVLSIAMSLPRDDKNILVIPRANASEASLVEGLRYACFDTLGECVEFLESGNLELVAIAKGMSREDCSAVSRDIPDFRNVVGMEGVKRALEVAAAGSHNFLLVGSPGAGKTLCARCLPGILPDMTDEEILETTRIHSCARRAGDSSGFRPVVNRPFRTPHHSASMVSLVGGGSRLSPGEASLAHNGVLFLDELPEFNRSVLEALREPMEDGFISVSRASGTVVWPARFMMGAAMNPCPCGFSMDPKRVCTCLPDARKRYREKISGPLLDRIDIQVSVPPMEAGALVDNGRRESSADIRKRVCAARAIQRRRFADLPFKSNAEMTSEYAKKFAGMSPEVERFAVSAADNMNLSARGFYRMLKVSRTIADMKSAENVEIEDISEALRYRTMN
- a CDS encoding dihydroneopterin aldolase; this translates as MVIETGKISLKDIQFNCILGTLPFEREKEQPVVLNVSVWLDFSLAARNDDLIHSIDYAQLSQDLQDFIRMSRFQLEETLVLETAKHILANYPKAQMAEVSIRKPQAIPNCAGAESSIRVRR